tgattgctgttagctggcagcatcaatacacaagggggcagctagccaggtttcagcatgtactggctgacttggcatgataggagtgtgattgctaacagcaatcacagaaccatcatgcctaggttccagcacttacacagccgtgctatcacacacacacaaattcattccctcaatcacgcatactcattcaaacaccctcccccaccccttacctgcactacagCTCTCGATGCCACTCAtcgacttcagcagggggcgtggcctcccgcttcctctgtgcagtacaatagaccctcccacaagcaagcagcagggctcttgggatcctggctgccgatctcacgcgggccgcacctcgaggtcccgcgggccgcatgttggtcGCCCCtggcatagaggaagcggaacctagcagagttcacatgacatcacatgactctgctccagtcccgcttcctctatgcagtaccagtgaacgcagagggaggccgcgcgcTCTGccgaagtctgtgagcggcatcgaggagctgcagtgcaggtaagggggtgggggagattGTTTGAAttagtatgcgtgattgagggaattaatctgtgaatgaatgagtatatgaatgaatgagtgtgtgtgtgatagcatggatgtgtaagtgctggaaccttggcatgatgggactttgattgctgttagcaatcacactcctatgcCAAGTCAGCctgtacatgctgaaacctagctagctgcccccttgtgtattgatgctgccagcagtatggggtctgcacatcacttacagccaccctgtaccagcatgtactggctgacttggcatgataggagtgtgattgctaacagcaatcacagcaagcacagtcccataatgcctaggtaccagcatttactggttgcctgggtatgataggagtgtgattgctgttagcaatcacactcctatcatgtcaagtcatattgctattttttttgtccaattgtggtgtgttacctacttttattaaaaatgtgagtttttattattatttataaaggtgggggtcatttttggttttggctaagtgaactgaatgttttggtccagaattttcattttggtgtatccctagaataaaaagaagtatttcatttttaattatcctgaatttgtagtcacaacactttctaggcccagaaatcagtgagaggaaaagtaaaggttttgtgtcgtttactttattttaatctgcatattttattaaaggccatattttctcacagtgaaaaatgagtgcggccctcgcacgtatacaattctgatgaagtggcccactgcacaaaaaaattggacacccctgccttatGCAGTGTTGCACTGATAGGACATCTGTACACTAAGTATTCCCTTTGATTTGTATTTGTGTGCATTTGCCAAATGTGTTTGCTTcttgccacacacacacacacacattaaaaaatgaatattaaagacACTAGACTATCAATTTAACATGAAATGCTAAGCTAGAATTGTGTaagtcccccttttgccgccagaatagccctgacctgtcgaggcatggactccacttgACCTATGGtgtcatgtgttctccaggtaagcgacacacACGCACCACATCATccacgtgattcatcagaccagaccaCCTTCTCCCATTGCTTTGTGGTCCCATTCATGCTCacttgcccattgtaggcactttcggcagtggacagagATCATCATGGGCATCCAGACTTGTCTGCGGccatcagaaccagcattcatTTTTCAGCTATGTGCGCTACATTAGCTTGTGTGTTTCACCACAGGGGCCAGCCTTCACCTctcacgtgcatcaatgagccttggcccaTGACTCTGCTGCCAGTTCACTGTTTTTCCTTCCTGGGAACACCCTACAAGAGTTgccgttttggagatgctctgacccagtgtCTGGCCATAACAAtatggcccttgtcaaagtcactcagatccttatgcttgcccatttttcctgcttgtgaaacatcaactttgaggacaaaatgttcacttgctgcctaatatattccacccactgacaggtgccatgatatcAAGATTATcggtgttattcacttcacctgtcagtggttataatgttatggctgatcagtataTTCCATAGGGCTGTACAAGGGACCAGGCTCTATTTGCCTTACTTTATAATTTTTACTCCCTTCCCTAGTGGTGTTTTCAACCGTGACATACAGCCTCAAAAGCTGCCAAGTGAGTTGAAAGCACAAGATACagtaaccctttgagtgccggTGAGCTGCATAGCAATGCTGACAAATAAATACCACACATTTCCAGAACAGAAGCAGCCGGGAAGTTTCACTTTAGCAGTTGGTTACCTACATACAACTCCTACCGCCCTGACCCAGCCTTTATCTGTTCAGTCGGAGAACTGTTGTGAAAAAACTGTGCTGAGGCATCTACAATCAACCATTATTTAGATTTCCACCCTAAAAAAGCATGAATTGTCAATGTTTAGTGTATTGGAAAACCACACATAGAAAATTACATTTGGGGCTGGGAGGGCATTAAGTATAAGAAGTATTTCTAGTGAAAtgcttgaaaagtggtcttatcaccatagcaactaacaGAATGAACAAACTAGCACAAacaattggttgctatggcgacagAAGCACTTTTCACACGaggatcactttttatttataacccCCTATGTTGTTATCAGGAAATAATACTGCAAAACCAGCCCTTCATATTTGactttctttttaaaagaaagagGACAAAATATCCATATAACTACATGTTTAACTATTGTCACTTCTACAAAGgtttaatgaattaaaaatatttcaaatgatgtaatgtgaacattttttttaatcatttactaTTATTTTCTGATAGTGTAGGTAAAATATATACTtggaaaatgttaattatttataagtGGAGGTTAGGTGGGTTAATGTGTTGTAGTTATGGCATCTAGGaaggtgtcttttttttttgtacatgttttTATTCTGACACTGCTGCTTTAAGAATTTCCCTTCCCCTCGGGTGCTGTGACATCAGCTGCACCTGATTCAGATataaaggacaggtttcagGATCCGTTACACACCTGCTACTCCGCATAAAGCAGCTCGCAGGCAAACTAGGTCCGCCTACTCATTACCTGAAGGATATTAAATACAAGCTAATCTAGGCAATCATCCAGAAAGAGCTATTCAACTCAAAGAACCAACAGGTACTGGGGAGGTACAGAAGAAATAATTGCAACGCTGAGAGAGCCACTGGAAAGGGAAAAGAAGACAAGGCATCTTACAGACAAAGCAAACTTTTCTGTGGAAAAGAACACATTTCCTCTACTTAGACCATTCAAAGAGGACTTTCCAAAGAGAGGATTTTTATCCAGACCAACCTATACCACCAGAGATCTAAACTGATTTCCGTTCCAGATTTTATCACCcttcagaaaaatatttcttcacCAACATGTCTATGGGACTTGAGATCCTTGGCATGGCCCTATCGGTTCTTGGATGGTTGGGTGCTGTTGTCTGCTGTGCTCTTCCTATGTGGAGAGTAACTGCATTCATTGGTAACAGTATTGTGGTGGCTCAGATCATCTGGGAAGGACTATGGATGAACTGTGTGGTGCAGAGCACTGGGCAGATGCAGTGCAAAGTATATGATTCTCTCCTGGCTCTTCCTCAGGACCTGCAGGCAGCTCGTGCTCTTATAGTCATATCTATAGTAATAGCTGTTCTGGGAGTCCTCATCTCCATCATCGGAGCCAAGTGCACCAACTGCGTCCAGGATGAGTCGGCCAAGGCCAAGATCATGATTGTGTCTGGGGTTATTTTTATCCTTTCTGGTTTGATGACTCTCATTCCTGTTTCTTGGTCAGCCAACACCGTTATCCGAGATTTCTACAACCCTTTGGTGGTAGATGCTCAAAAGAGGGAGCTTGGAGCTTCCATGTACATTGGGTGGGCAGCTTCGGCACTCCTCATGCTAGGAGGTGCCATGCTCTGCTGTTCTTGCCCTCCCAAACAAGAAAAATACCCTGCATCACGAGTGGCTTACTCAGCTGCCAGGTCTACAAACCCTGGTTATGACAGAAAAGACTATGTTTGAAGCAGAAAGGTGTGTCTCCACAAAAGGACTCCCTGGCTCACATGAGGAGGCTTAAAACTAAATAGGACATCATGTCCTATAGCATAACACAAACGTTCTTCTTGATGTTGaaattgtgtatgtgttatatattatatatttttaaagtcacCATGTATTTCTGTTCCGTGTGTGTGAGTACGTGAGTATAAATGTAACGGAGATGGACGCTTTCTATTTGTCTTTGCATTGGTAGAATATTCTTGAACTGGGAGGGGCAGATTCTGGCAGAGATGATGTGGCTTTAGCAATGTAACCCTTTCTATGCTGGACAGGCATCATGTTTCCCCCAGGTAACAAAGGAACACCTTGTATATCTATAGAAGAATATGAGCTACTGCAGCACGATTCTCTAGGGGAATTCCCTCCTCTTTGCATCTAGCTTCCTGCTCCTCGCATGAAAGGCTACCATCAGGTGGAGAAAGTAATGACTTATAgataaatgtgaaaatgtatataaacttTAGCTATATGATGCCGAACGTTCGTGCAGTTAGTCTGGGACAAATCCATGGCATATAAAAATGTAgtatcaaagtaaaaaaaaaaaaaaaaatctatagtaCCTTACTACTGTAAATGCAAGACTgctgaaaaatatgtaaaattctATTATAAACTAAGCAAAgcattgaaataaaaaacatgacAAACAGTTTACAGGTATTTATAAGGCTCTTTTGTTTTTGATCCGCTTTTGATATTACTTTTGATCCGTCCAATGCTATGGTTTAGTAGTAACTAGTAGGCTCTACTGACTGTGCGTCATGGGAGTGGTAAATCGACAACAGTTGGAGTGTTACAGATTTGCCACCCCTGTTCTTACCCTACCCTAAGACCAAATCCTTAACATCTGAATGACGCTTTCTCCGTACTTCTCAACAAAGACCATGCACCTGTAGAATACCATGCATAATGGCATTGCTCTTAAGCACACAAGggacaaaaaatatatcttaattacaAACtctatccattttttttatactttacgTCTGAACAGT
This sequence is a window from Spea bombifrons isolate aSpeBom1 chromosome 2, aSpeBom1.2.pri, whole genome shotgun sequence. Protein-coding genes within it:
- the LOC128474854 gene encoding claudin-3-like, translating into MSMGLEILGMALSVLGWLGAVVCCALPMWRVTAFIGNSIVVAQIIWEGLWMNCVVQSTGQMQCKVYDSLLALPQDLQAARALIVISIVIAVLGVLISIIGAKCTNCVQDESAKAKIMIVSGVIFILSGLMTLIPVSWSANTVIRDFYNPLVVDAQKRELGASMYIGWAASALLMLGGAMLCCSCPPKQEKYPASRVAYSAARSTNPGYDRKDYV